One Lucilia cuprina isolate Lc7/37 chromosome 4, ASM2204524v1, whole genome shotgun sequence DNA segment encodes these proteins:
- the LOC124419828 gene encoding ras-like GTP-binding protein RhoL, protein MDCSSNLRILIVGNVVGKTTLLKTYLNKEFYESYYGTIVHQEYVCNITVDDKEYTLTLVDTAGLEDYKRLRPLAYPNTDCLILCYSIADINTYEDIEKYWLPELRMYCKGVPFILVGTQLDLRNVNSVENLKCLTVEQGITLKDKIKASSFVECSSKDINSLNKVIEEAVRAAVNKPIKKSIIKSLFFGKK, encoded by the exons ATGGATTGTTCAAGTAATTTAAGAATCCTAATAGTGGGTAATGTTGTGGGAAAGACAACTCTATTGAAAAcctatttaaataaagaattttatgaaTCATATTATGGCACAATTGTACACCAAGAATATGTGTGCAACATAACGGTTGATGATAAGGAATATACATTGACTTTGGTAGATACAGCTGGTCTAGAAGACTATAAAAGATTGAGACCCTTAGCATATCCCAAT acAGATTGTTTAATATTATGCTATTCCATTGCCGATATAAATACCTATGAAGATATAGAAAAATACTGGTTGCCGGAACTTCGTATGTATTGTAAAGGTGTACCTTTTATTTTGGTAGGAACTCAGCTAGATTTGCGCAATGTTAATTCtgttgaaaacttaaaatgtcttACTGTGGAACAAGGAATTacattaaaagataaaattaaagctTCTTCATTTGTCGAGTGTTCGTCCAAGGATATAAATAGTCTAAATAAAGTCATCGAAGAAGCTGTAAGAGCTGCTGTTAACAAacctattaaaaaaagtatcatAAAGTCATTGTTTTTTGgcaagaaataa
- the LOC111683577 gene encoding replication factor C subunit 4 has translation MQAFLKTGKTTTTERSQASTSSGQQSGERRKPPAPWVEKYRPKSVDDVVEQGEVVAVLRKCVEGADLPNMLLYGPPGTGKTSTILAAARQIFGDMFRERILELNASDERGINVVRSKIKNFAQLTASGTRPDGRPCPPFKIIILDEADSMTHAAQAALRRTMEKESRSTRFCLVCNYVSRIIEPITSRCTKFRFKPLGENQIIERLKHICQLEGVSIDEDAYKSIVDISGGDMRRAITTLQSCYRLKGGQHKIQTSDLLEMSGIIPESYLQEYLEVCRSGNYTKLEDYVRNIAYEAYSIGQMLEQFNEYVLRCPSLTDMQKARICDKLGECSFRLQDGGSEYLQIMDLGCAIILALQEK, from the exons ATGCAGGCTTTTCTTAAAACCggtaaaactacaacaacagaaAGAAGTCAAGCTAGTACTTCCAGTGGGCAACAGTCTGGAGAACGCAGAAAACCACCAGCACCCTGGGTAGAAAAATA TCGTCCCAAAAGTGTTGACGATGTCGTGGAACAAGGTGAAGTCGTAGCAGTGCTACGTAAATGTGTTGAGGGTGCTGATTTACCCAATATGTTGCTGTATGGCCCTCCCGGAACCGGTAAGACCAGTACAATCTTAGCAGCCGCTAGACAAATCTTTGGCGATATGTTTCGTGAGAGAATTTTAGAGCTAAACGCTTCCGATGAGAGAGGCATCAATGTAGTGagatcaaaaattaaaaattttgcacaacTTACGGCCAGCGGCACTAGACCAGATGGTCGTCCTTGTCCtccttttaaaattatcatacTGGACGAGGCGGACAGCATGACACATGCTGCCCAGGCAGCTTTAAGAAGAACTATGGAAAAAGAAAGTCGTAGCACTAGATTCTGTTTGGTTTGCAATTATGTATCGCGTATAATTGAACCCATTACCTCCAGATGTACGAAATTTCGTTTCAAGCCTTTAGGGGAAAACCAAATCATAGAACGTCTAAAGCATATTTGTCAGCTAGAGGGAGTTAGTATTGATGAAGATGCTTATAAATCCATTGTGGATATTTCGGGTGGTGATATGAGACGTGCTATAACTACGCTGCAGTCTTGCTATCGTTTAAAGGGTGGCCAGCATAAAATACAAACTTCAGATTTATTGGAAATGTCGGGTATTATACCAGAGTCGTATTTGCAGGAATACTTGGAAGTATGTCGTTCGGGTAACTATACTAAACTGGAGGATTATGTACGCAACATTGCTTATGAGGCTTATAGTATTGGTCAGATGTTGGAACAATTTAATGAGTACGTTTTAAGATGTCCCTCCTTGACCGATATGCAAAAAGCTCGTATTTGCGATAAACTAGGG gaATGTTCCTTCCGCTTGCAGGATGGTGGTTCAGAATATCTGCAAATTATGGATTTGGGCTGTGCCATTATATTGGCTTTGcaagaaaaataa
- the LOC111683580 gene encoding ras-like GTP-binding protein RhoL isoform X2 encodes MSNSVRPLKITIVGDGMVGKTCMLITYTQNEFPEEYIPTVFDNHACTISVDDKEYSLTLWDTAGQEDYERLRPLSYPNTSCFLLCYSISSRASFENIKSKWWPEIRHYSNNVPVVLVGTKLDLRIANSEKFVTTAEGRRLKKEIHAHSLVECSAKKKLNLQNVFEEAVRAVEKKPKSKPQCRIL; translated from the exons ATGTCGAATAGTGTGCGTCCTTTAAAGATCACCATAGTTGGTGATGGTATGGTGGGAAAGACTTGTATGCTAATCACCTATACACAAAATGAATTTCCTGAAGAATATATACCCACGGTTTTCGATAATCATGCCTGCACCATAAGTGTTGACGACAAGGAATACAGTCTAACGTTGTGGGATACAGCGGGTCAGGAGGATTATGAACGTTTAAGACCTTTAAGTTATCCAAAT ACCAGTTGTTTTCTCTTGTGCTATTCCATCAGTAGTCGAGCTTCCTTTGAAAACATCAAAAGTAAATGGTGGCCCGAAATTCGTCATTATTCCAACAATGTGCCCGTCGTTTTGGTCGGTACTAAATTGGATTTGCGTATAGCAAATTCTGAAAAATTCGTAACAACAGCCGAAGGACGTCGTTTGAAAAAAGAGATACATGCCCATTCTCTGGTCGAGTGTTCGGCCAAGAAAAAACTTAATCTACAAAACGTATTCGAAGAGGCGGTAAGAGCTGTAGAAAAGAAACCTAAAAGTAAGCCACAATGTAGAATTCTTTAG
- the LOC111683578 gene encoding transcription initiation factor TFIID subunit 9 produces MSTEKEKLEKTKINTQVKHVPKDAQVIMSILKDLGIQEYEPRVINQLLEFTYRYVTCILDDAKVFANHARKKTIDLDDVKLATEVVLDKAFTCPPPRHIISKLAEVRNAMPLPPIKPHCGLRLPPDRYCLSACNYKLRAATQPKKMTKSALDSRSSIKTQVKSSGGAGSGAKRQTVLTPKTQVVTIPKPVIKFTTTAKTVAVDSKQGIISLGTSQDSSGGDVKMEVDSDAAAVGHITTVTSGLSGSTGSSGGGGGVKRERDEDEFEVVP; encoded by the exons atgtcgacagaaaaagaaaaattagaaaaaactaaaataaatacccAGGTTAAACATGTGCCCAAAGATGCTCAGGTTATAATGTCCATATTAAAGGATTTGGGCATACAGGAATATGAACCCCGCGTCATTAATCAATTGTTGGAGTTTACCTATC gTTATGTGACTTGTATATTGGACGATGCCAAAGTATTTGCCAATCATGCACGcaagaagactatagacttggatGATGTTAAGTTGGCCACTGAAGTTGTACTGGACAAGGCTTTCACCTGTCCTCCTCCACGACAT ATTATTTCCAAACTTGCGGAGGTGCGCAATGCCATGCCGCTACCACCCATAAAGCCTCATTGCGGCTTGCGTCTACCACCCGATCGTTATTGCCTATCTGCCTGCAATTATAAACTACGTGCTGCCACTCAACCTAAGAAAATGACTAAATCCGCATTGGATTCTAGATCTAGTATAAAAACACAAGTAAAGTCTTCTGGTGGTGCTGGGTCGGGAGCCAAACGCCAGACTGTTTTGACACCCAAAACTCAAGTTGTTACTATACCCAAGCCGGTTATTAAATTTACTACCACTGCCAAAACTGTGGCAGTGGATAGTAAACAGGGCATTATTTCTTTGGGAACTAGTCAAGATTCCAGTGGAGGTGATGTCAAAATGGAAGTTGATTCTGATGCAGCGGCAGTGGGCCATATAACCACAGTGACTTCTGGTTTATCCGGCTCCACTGGCAGTAGTGGGGGCGGTGGTGGTGTTAAAAGAGAACGTGATGAGGATGAATTTGAAGTGGTTCCTTAA
- the LOC111683580 gene encoding ras-like GTP-binding protein RhoL isoform X1: protein MCSNMLKGKPQKKSQIMSNSVRPLKITIVGDGMVGKTCMLITYTQNEFPEEYIPTVFDNHACTISVDDKEYSLTLWDTAGQEDYERLRPLSYPNTSCFLLCYSISSRASFENIKSKWWPEIRHYSNNVPVVLVGTKLDLRIANSEKFVTTAEGRRLKKEIHAHSLVECSAKKKLNLQNVFEEAVRAVEKKPKSKPQCRIL from the exons ATGTGCAGCAATATGTTGAAaggaaaaccacaaaaaaag tcacAAATCATGTCGAATAGTGTGCGTCCTTTAAAGATCACCATAGTTGGTGATGGTATGGTGGGAAAGACTTGTATGCTAATCACCTATACACAAAATGAATTTCCTGAAGAATATATACCCACGGTTTTCGATAATCATGCCTGCACCATAAGTGTTGACGACAAGGAATACAGTCTAACGTTGTGGGATACAGCGGGTCAGGAGGATTATGAACGTTTAAGACCTTTAAGTTATCCAAAT ACCAGTTGTTTTCTCTTGTGCTATTCCATCAGTAGTCGAGCTTCCTTTGAAAACATCAAAAGTAAATGGTGGCCCGAAATTCGTCATTATTCCAACAATGTGCCCGTCGTTTTGGTCGGTACTAAATTGGATTTGCGTATAGCAAATTCTGAAAAATTCGTAACAACAGCCGAAGGACGTCGTTTGAAAAAAGAGATACATGCCCATTCTCTGGTCGAGTGTTCGGCCAAGAAAAAACTTAATCTACAAAACGTATTCGAAGAGGCGGTAAGAGCTGTAGAAAAGAAACCTAAAAGTAAGCCACAATGTAGAATTCTTTAG
- the LOC111689629 gene encoding ras-like GTP-binding protein RhoL: protein MITSMTATNTSPATTTSNTANLKITLLGPEDVGKTTLIKSFLIEEFYDSSYASVVPDGYARLKTIDDKEYRLILVDTPGAMDCESIRRSAYANSDCLILCYAINSPTSFKSISSYWLPEIRTHCKEVPVILVGTKLDLRSNMKCITTKQGARLRKKTKMLSFFECSSKDINSLQTLIIEAVRAAVCHPMVDNKSSKTQQQTNLHKLNEKLAILSK from the exons ATGATTACATCAATGACGGCAACTAACACTTCTCCTGCTACAACAACATCTAACACTgccaatttaaaaattactctaTTGGGTCCGGAGGATGTGGGAAAGACTACTctgataaaaagttttttaatagaagaaTTTTACGATTCCAGTTATGCCTCAGTTGTACCTGATGGTTATGCCCGCCTCAAAACAATTGATGATAAAGAATATCGTTTGATCTTGGTGGATACACCGGGTGCGATGGATTGTGAAAGTATAAGACGTTCGGCTTATGCAAAT agCGATTGTTTGATTTTGTGCTATGCTATTAATAGTCCTACATCCTTTAAAAGTATCAGCAGTTATTGGTTGCCTGAAATACGTACGCACTGTAAGGAAGTGCCTGTTATATTAGTGGGCACTAAATTAGATTTGCGCTCGAATATGAAATGTATAACTACCAAACAAGGTGCACgtttaaggaaaaaaactaaaatgcttTCATTTTTTGAATGTTCGTCCAAGGATATAAACAGTTTACAGACTCTTATTATTGAAGCCGTAAGAGCTGCAGTATGCCACCCTATGGTGGATAACAAATCTtctaaaacacaacaacaaacaaatcttCATAAACtaaa tgaaaagttggcaatactatcAAAgtaa
- the LOC111683581 gene encoding syntaxin-18 — MDITHLFKAGVMTVKLQRKGELDPKRILPKSSSNTNGQRDEFAKQAKEVCNKITTLRNVLIENRSAYMKIGQHLKSSAQMTDEQRDLIDRESEKFVTFYTQYLGQMRNDWKKAKRKPQQRQHIEAVLELLSSYLKAVQNIYLEQKKYRVQHELETYRLLKLASDKKKIPVRPVGDERSRKASTVSSTSSRDLQVDHEISSNNDITEGWDLDEDDITAPSSTSKLIAEGANSLRNTSSTAVNDTKAQVALDEDMQKSQQLVDEAEKSLSPEDVQMFEEENVQLYHELQGLSEEVEAIEKNVVDIATLQDIFTEKVTLQQHNIDRIVNAVVGATENVKDANEQIKQAIQRNAGLRVWSLFFLLVMSFALLFLDWYYD, encoded by the exons atggataTAACACATCTATTTAAAGCCGGTGTAATGACCGTAAAACTTCAGCGTAAAGGTGAATTGGATCCCAAAAGAATATTGCCCAAGTCTTCCTCTAATACAAATGGTCAAAGAGATGAATTTGCCAAACAGGCCAAGGAGGTGTGTAATAAAATCACTACTTTGCGTAATGTTCTAATAGAAAATCGTTCGGCTTACATGAAAATTGGTCAACACTTGAAAAGTTCAGCCCAAATGACGGACGAACAGAGGGATCTTATTGATCGGGAATCGGAAAAGTTTGTTACTTTCTATACCCAGTATCTAGGGCAAATGCGAAATGATTGGAAGAAAGCCAAAAGAAAGCCTCAACAACGTCAGCATATAGAAGCGGTATTAGAGCTTTTATCATCATATTTAAAGGCtgtgcaaaatatttatttggaaCAGAAAAAATATCGTGTACAACATGAGCTGGAAACGTATCGTTTGCTTAAATTGGCCTCGGACAAGAAGAAAATTCCTGTTAGGCCGGTAGGGGATGAAAGATCGCGTAAAGCCTCCACTGTTTCCTCAACTTCCAGTAGGGATTTACAAGTGGATCATGAAATTTCTTCAAATAATGATATAACAGAGGGCTGGGATTTAGATGAGGATGATATAACAGCTCCGAGCAGTACATCTAAATTAATAGCAGAAGGAGCTAACAGTTTGCGCAACACTTCCTCTACTGCTGTTAACGACACCAAGGCTCAGGTAGCTTTAGATGAAGATATGCAAAAATCTCAACAACTGGTAGATGAGGCTGAGAAATCACTAAGTCCCGAAGATGTGCAAATGTTTGAAGAGGAAAATGTGCAATTGTATCATGAACTGCAGGGTTTATCTGAGGAAGTTGAAGCTATAGAAAAGAATGTTGTAGACATAGCTACACTGCAGGATATATTTACAGAAAAG GTCACATTGCAACAACACAATATTGATCGTATTGTCAACGCCGTAGTAGGCGCTACAGAAAATGTAAAAGACGCTAATGAACAAATCAAACAGGCCATACAACGTAATGCAGGTCTACGCGTTTGGTCTTTATTTTTCCTGCTGGTGATGTCATTTGCCTTGCTATTTTTGGATTGGTATTATGATTAA